From the genome of Nocardia sp. NBC_01503, one region includes:
- the mraY gene encoding phospho-N-acetylmuramoyl-pentapeptide-transferase: MRQILFAVMIALAVSITLTPLLIRLFAKRNVGQEIRSDGPASHQAKRGTPTMGGIAILIGMWAGYLGSHLIGIRYDAEGLTVSGLLVLGLATALGVVGFLDDFIKLTKRRNLGLTAKGKYLGQVTAAVVFGVLALRFPNNSGLTPASRHLSYVRDYTFLYFSVAVFLIFVVFLVVAWSNAVNITDGLDGLAAGSMALALGAYVIVTLWQYTNACSIKPGPACYSVRDPLDLALVCASGAAACIGFLWWNANPAKIFMGDTGSLALGGLIAGLSITTRTELLMAVIGALFVAEILSVALQIAVFRTTRTRLFKMAPFHHHFELSTWPETAVIIRFWLLGGISAGVGLMLFYGEHLATAH; this comes from the coding sequence ATGAGGCAGATTCTTTTCGCGGTGATGATCGCGCTGGCGGTGTCGATTACCTTGACACCGCTGCTGATCAGGCTGTTCGCGAAAAGGAATGTCGGACAGGAGATCCGGTCCGACGGTCCGGCCAGTCATCAGGCCAAGCGCGGCACCCCGACCATGGGCGGTATCGCCATCCTGATCGGTATGTGGGCCGGATATCTGGGCTCGCATCTGATCGGAATCCGCTATGACGCAGAGGGTTTGACCGTCTCGGGTCTGCTGGTGCTGGGTTTGGCGACGGCGCTGGGCGTCGTGGGCTTCCTGGACGACTTCATCAAGCTCACCAAACGCCGCAATCTCGGCCTCACCGCCAAGGGCAAGTACCTCGGGCAGGTCACCGCGGCCGTGGTCTTCGGCGTACTGGCACTGCGCTTTCCGAACAACTCCGGCCTGACGCCCGCGAGCCGCCATCTCTCGTATGTCCGGGACTACACCTTCTTGTATTTCAGCGTGGCCGTCTTCCTCATCTTCGTGGTGTTCCTGGTGGTGGCCTGGTCCAATGCCGTCAATATCACCGACGGGCTCGATGGTCTGGCCGCGGGTTCCATGGCGCTGGCACTGGGCGCGTACGTCATCGTCACGCTCTGGCAGTACACCAACGCCTGTTCGATCAAGCCCGGTCCGGCCTGCTATTCGGTCCGCGATCCGCTGGATCTGGCGCTGGTCTGCGCCTCGGGCGCGGCGGCCTGCATCGGCTTCCTGTGGTGGAATGCCAATCCCGCCAAGATCTTCATGGGCGATACCGGTTCGCTGGCACTGGGCGGACTGATCGCGGGCCTGTCCATCACCACCCGCACCGAACTGCTGATGGCGGTCATCGGCGCGCTCTTCGTCGCCGAGATCCTGTCGGTGGCCCTGCAGATCGCGGTCTTCCGGACCACCCGCACCCGCCTGTTCAAGATGGCCCCGTTCCACCATCATTTCGAGCTCAGCACCTGGCCGGAGACGGCCGTCATCATCCGTTTCTGGCTCTTGGGCGGGATCTCCGCGGGCGTGGGCCTGATGCTCTTCTACGGCGAACACCTCGCGACCGCGCACTGA
- a CDS encoding PaaI family thioesterase — protein MTEFPVDPIGAKIFSTMPFADRLGIEVLEHGAEQVRSRLAWDESLCTLGGAMHGGVLMALADSTGAVCAFLNLPEGKQGTTTVESKTNFLRGVRSGYATATARPLHAGRSFIVVETEIRDDAGKLVAKITQTQAVL, from the coding sequence ATGACTGAATTCCCAGTGGATCCGATCGGCGCGAAAATCTTCAGCACCATGCCGTTCGCCGACCGGCTCGGTATCGAGGTGCTCGAGCACGGCGCGGAGCAGGTGCGCAGCCGGCTCGCATGGGATGAATCGCTGTGCACGCTGGGCGGCGCGATGCACGGTGGCGTCCTCATGGCGCTGGCGGATTCGACCGGCGCGGTCTGTGCGTTCCTGAATCTGCCCGAGGGTAAGCAGGGCACCACGACGGTGGAGTCGAAGACGAATTTCCTGCGGGGTGTGCGCTCGGGCTATGCCACCGCCACCGCCCGGCCGCTGCACGCGGGCCGCAGTTTCATCGTCGTGGAGACCGAAATCCGTGATGACGCGGGCAAACTCGTCGCCAAGATCACCCAGACGCAGGCGGTGCTCTAG
- a CDS encoding alpha/beta hydrolase — MRLSKTWGSAVIALTATVLLPIAAGTASADSPAMVGPSGTSADGSEIVSSTAGDARTLKLQVYSAAMDKNIEVDVQRPADTSASAPVLYLLNGAGGGEDSATWQRQTDALNFLSDKDVNVVQPVGGGFSYYTDWNEPDPKLGVNKWKTFLTEELPPLIDRALNTNGRNAIAGLSMAGTSVLQLPIAAPGLYQSVASYSGCAQISDPIGWNFVNTVVAAGGGDAANMYGPQGDPMWAANDPYVHADQLRGLNLYISSGSGLPGPWDTLDGPHTLPGWGGLVNQVGLGGALEAATNYCSHNLQAKLGQLGIPATFNFTPTGTHSWGYWQDDLKNSWPVLAAGLGLPA; from the coding sequence GTGCGTTTGTCGAAGACCTGGGGGAGCGCGGTTATCGCGTTGACCGCAACCGTCCTGCTACCGATCGCCGCGGGTACCGCCTCCGCTGATTCCCCGGCCATGGTCGGTCCGTCGGGCACCTCCGCGGACGGTTCCGAGATCGTCTCGAGCACCGCGGGTGACGCCCGGACGCTGAAGCTTCAGGTCTACTCGGCCGCCATGGACAAGAACATCGAGGTCGACGTCCAGCGCCCCGCCGACACCTCCGCCTCGGCCCCGGTGCTCTACCTGCTCAATGGCGCGGGCGGCGGCGAGGACTCCGCCACCTGGCAGCGGCAGACCGATGCGCTGAACTTCCTCTCCGATAAGGATGTCAATGTGGTGCAGCCGGTGGGTGGCGGCTTCAGCTACTACACCGACTGGAACGAACCCGATCCCAAGCTGGGCGTGAACAAGTGGAAGACCTTCCTCACCGAGGAGCTGCCGCCGCTCATCGACCGCGCGCTGAACACCAACGGGCGCAATGCGATTGCCGGACTCTCCATGGCGGGCACCTCGGTGCTGCAACTGCCCATCGCCGCGCCCGGGCTCTACCAGTCGGTGGCCTCGTACAGCGGCTGCGCGCAGATCAGTGATCCCATCGGCTGGAACTTCGTCAATACCGTGGTGGCCGCGGGTGGCGGCGATGCGGCGAATATGTATGGCCCGCAGGGTGATCCGATGTGGGCGGCCAATGATCCCTATGTGCACGCCGATCAGCTGCGCGGACTGAATCTGTATATCTCCAGCGGCTCCGGCCTGCCGGGTCCGTGGGACACTCTCGACGGTCCGCACACCCTGCCCGGCTGGGGAGGTCTGGTCAATCAGGTCGGCCTGGGCGGCGCGCTCGAGGCCGCCACCAACTATTGCTCGCACAATTTGCAGGCCAAACTGGGCCAGCTCGGCATTCCGGCCACCTTCAACTTCACTCCTACCGGCACCCACTCCTGGGGCTACTGGCAGGATGACCTGAAGAATTCCTGGCCCGTGCTGGCAGCCGGACTCGGATTGCCCGCCTGA
- a CDS encoding flavin-containing monooxygenase: MHASAEQAGQYDVIIIGAGFAGLYGVHRAARAGLNVLGLEAGADVGGTWFWNRYPGARCDVESVDYSYSFDEELQQSWTWTERFAAQPEILAYINHVADRFDLKRRYRFEQTVTAAHFDDATAIWTLTTASGEQFRSRFVVFATGCLSAPIKPNIPGVETFAGEELFTARWPEEGASFEGKRVGVIGTGSSGIQVSPIIAREAQALTVFQRSPNFSVPMPNRPWTDAEQAQIRATYRQRREKSYYAPAATPHPSIQTKALELSAQERQKAMEDRWNGGGVLFNKVFPDQNSDMAANEVVREFAVAKIRAKVESPAVADDLIPNDHPIGTKRICTDSGYYEMFNRPNVSLVNLRREPIEEITPTGIRTGDKFIEIDTLVYATGFDAMTGALLRIDIRGARNTRLRDTWADGPVTYLGFGIHGFPNMFSINSVGTPSVMANMVLHSEQQLDWVLALVERCRALGIRQVEARAEAAAKWTDHLMEVAEGTLFVKANSWYMGANVEGKKRVFMPYIGGFGNYRRFCDDERESGYPNFEFSE; the protein is encoded by the coding sequence ATGCATGCCAGCGCGGAGCAGGCCGGTCAATACGATGTGATCATCATCGGCGCGGGATTCGCCGGGCTCTACGGTGTCCATCGGGCGGCCCGCGCCGGATTGAATGTGCTGGGCCTGGAGGCCGGTGCGGATGTCGGCGGCACCTGGTTCTGGAACCGCTATCCGGGCGCACGCTGCGATGTGGAGAGCGTCGACTACTCCTACTCGTTCGATGAGGAGCTGCAGCAGAGTTGGACCTGGACCGAGCGTTTCGCCGCGCAGCCGGAGATCCTGGCCTATATCAATCACGTGGCCGACCGCTTCGATCTGAAGCGGCGCTACCGCTTCGAGCAGACCGTCACCGCGGCCCACTTCGACGATGCCACCGCGATCTGGACACTGACCACCGCCTCGGGTGAGCAATTCCGTTCCCGCTTCGTGGTTTTCGCCACCGGCTGCCTCTCCGCGCCGATCAAGCCGAATATCCCGGGCGTGGAGACCTTTGCGGGCGAGGAGCTTTTCACCGCCCGCTGGCCGGAGGAGGGCGCATCCTTCGAGGGCAAGCGGGTCGGCGTCATCGGCACCGGTTCGTCGGGCATCCAGGTCTCCCCCATCATCGCGCGGGAAGCGCAGGCACTCACCGTCTTCCAGCGCTCCCCCAATTTCAGTGTGCCCATGCCGAATCGACCGTGGACCGATGCGGAGCAGGCGCAGATCCGCGCCACCTACCGTCAGCGCCGGGAGAAGTCCTACTACGCCCCGGCCGCCACCCCGCACCCCAGTATCCAGACCAAGGCCCTGGAGCTGAGCGCGCAGGAGCGTCAGAAGGCCATGGAGGACCGCTGGAATGGCGGCGGGGTGCTGTTCAACAAGGTGTTCCCGGATCAGAACAGCGATATGGCCGCCAATGAGGTCGTGCGTGAGTTCGCGGTCGCCAAGATTCGCGCCAAAGTCGAAAGCCCGGCTGTCGCAGACGATCTCATTCCGAATGATCATCCGATCGGCACCAAGCGCATCTGCACCGATTCGGGCTACTACGAGATGTTCAATCGCCCGAATGTATCGCTGGTGAATCTGCGCCGCGAGCCCATCGAGGAGATCACCCCGACCGGTATTCGCACCGGCGACAAGTTCATCGAGATCGACACCCTGGTCTACGCAACGGGTTTCGATGCCATGACGGGGGCGCTCCTGCGCATCGACATCCGGGGCGCGCGCAATACCCGGCTCCGCGATACCTGGGCGGACGGCCCGGTCACCTACCTGGGCTTCGGTATTCACGGTTTCCCGAATATGTTCAGCATCAACAGCGTCGGCACCCCGTCGGTCATGGCGAATATGGTGCTGCACTCCGAACAGCAGCTGGATTGGGTGCTCGCCCTGGTCGAACGCTGCCGCGCGCTGGGGATTCGGCAGGTCGAGGCGCGCGCGGAGGCCGCGGCCAAGTGGACCGATCACCTCATGGAGGTCGCCGAGGGCACGCTCTTCGTGAAGGCCAACTCGTGGTACATGGGCGCGAATGTCGAGGGTAAGAAGCGGGTATTCATGCCGTACATCGGCGGTTTCGGCAATTACCGCCGCTTCTGCGACGACGAGCGCGAGAGCGGCTACCCGAATTTCGAGTTCAGCGAGTAA
- a CDS encoding ArsR/SmtB family transcription factor codes for MASKRDAEALSTAAPSLAHRIDPDQARLDAATETFRMLSDPTRLHILWILASGEADVSALTEACDASRTAVSQHLAKLRFTGLVDTRREGRRIIYRIRDGHLARLVREGLNHADHVVTGEPTHE; via the coding sequence GTGGCGAGCAAGCGCGACGCGGAGGCGCTGTCGACCGCCGCTCCCAGTCTCGCGCACCGCATCGATCCCGATCAGGCTCGCCTGGACGCCGCCACCGAGACCTTCCGCATGCTCTCGGATCCGACTCGGCTGCATATTCTCTGGATTCTCGCCTCGGGTGAGGCAGATGTCAGCGCGCTCACCGAGGCGTGTGACGCATCCAGGACCGCGGTCAGCCAGCATCTGGCCAAGCTGCGGTTCACCGGACTCGTGGATACCCGGCGCGAGGGCCGCCGCATCATCTACCGCATTCGCGACGGGCATCTCGCGCGCCTGGTGCGCGAGGGTCTGAACCACGCGGATCACGTGGTCACGGGCGAACCCACGCACGAATAA
- a CDS encoding TerD family protein — MKLTKGGHAPVPTSLLTVVLSWQSDHELDAHALLLSDSGQVRSDRDFVFFNAPRHVSQAVTLDPEPDPGTARLSVSLPRTESEVERIVVTGSVPDSFAAVPGLILTVFDHNRPVAWFEITEAESVRAMMFGEFYRREGEWRFRAIGQGWASGLAGIVTEFGVHVDDPDEVERAVPPPPPVLPPNPERADWHPDPEGAGRLRWWDGRDWTATTRSAPSEDARHCSRCGRPRRWRLFGGPAPCRDCAEEIEAYLSGWRGRAERVLRAGGPRGDDWDGLWTALRYQRIDAAAGFGTLKPLAHDHVERLVAFAFADGSIEQSEMDDFDAAITALALDGPLIEDLRRRMGRGRMLTRLRGGELPILGAAGLHLDPAEQLHLNVPAIHIRQLARGPKLTEGRLICSNKKLRFTGPDTGTEMPWARVVSVTTTSGRVAVSATSARGGAIFEVADPDHVAATMEGALRVAKRLTLSPGRRDTRSISQDIKAQVWQRDGGKCVECGDSHYLEFDHIIPLSRGGATSAANLQILCRACNRTKGANI; from the coding sequence ATGAAACTCACCAAGGGTGGTCATGCGCCGGTACCGACATCGCTTCTGACGGTTGTCCTTTCGTGGCAGTCCGATCATGAGCTGGATGCGCACGCCTTGCTGCTGTCCGATAGCGGGCAGGTGCGCTCGGATCGGGATTTCGTCTTCTTCAACGCACCCCGGCATGTGTCGCAGGCCGTGACCTTGGATCCGGAGCCGGATCCGGGGACCGCGAGACTCTCGGTCTCGCTGCCGCGCACCGAATCCGAGGTGGAGCGGATTGTGGTGACCGGGTCGGTACCGGACTCCTTCGCCGCGGTGCCGGGATTGATTCTCACGGTCTTCGACCACAATCGGCCGGTCGCCTGGTTCGAGATCACCGAGGCGGAATCGGTGCGCGCCATGATGTTCGGTGAGTTCTACCGGCGCGAAGGCGAGTGGCGCTTCCGGGCCATCGGGCAGGGGTGGGCCAGCGGACTGGCCGGAATCGTCACCGAATTCGGGGTCCACGTGGACGATCCGGACGAGGTGGAGCGGGCGGTGCCGCCCCCGCCCCCGGTCTTGCCGCCGAATCCGGAACGGGCGGACTGGCATCCGGATCCCGAGGGGGCGGGGCGACTGCGCTGGTGGGATGGCCGGGATTGGACGGCTACGACGCGGTCGGCACCGTCCGAGGATGCCCGGCATTGCTCCCGGTGCGGGCGTCCTCGGCGCTGGCGACTGTTCGGCGGCCCCGCGCCGTGCCGAGACTGCGCCGAGGAGATCGAGGCGTATCTGTCGGGCTGGCGCGGGCGGGCCGAGCGGGTGCTGCGCGCGGGCGGGCCGCGTGGCGACGACTGGGATGGGCTGTGGACCGCACTGCGCTATCAGCGAATCGACGCCGCGGCCGGCTTCGGCACCTTGAAACCACTGGCGCACGACCATGTGGAGCGCCTGGTGGCGTTCGCGTTCGCGGACGGCAGTATCGAACAGTCCGAGATGGATGATTTCGACGCCGCGATCACCGCGCTGGCACTGGACGGACCGCTCATCGAGGATCTGCGCCGTCGAATGGGCCGCGGCCGCATGCTGACTCGGCTGCGCGGTGGCGAGCTCCCGATACTGGGCGCGGCCGGGCTGCACCTCGATCCCGCGGAGCAACTGCATCTGAATGTCCCCGCCATTCACATTCGCCAGCTGGCGCGCGGTCCGAAGCTCACCGAGGGGCGACTCATCTGCAGCAATAAGAAGCTGCGCTTCACCGGTCCGGATACCGGTACCGAGATGCCTTGGGCCCGTGTGGTTTCGGTGACCACCACGAGCGGTCGAGTGGCGGTCTCGGCCACCTCGGCGCGCGGCGGCGCGATCTTCGAGGTCGCCGATCCGGATCATGTCGCCGCCACCATGGAGGGCGCGCTGCGGGTGGCCAAACGACTGACCCTGTCCCCCGGCCGCCGCGATACCCGCAGTATCTCCCAGGACATCAAGGCTCAGGTCTGGCAGCGGGACGGCGGTAAATGCGTCGAGTGCGGCGATAGCCACTACCTCGAGTTCGACCACATCATCCCGCTCAGCCGCGGTGGCGCGACCAGCGCCGCCAACCTCCAAATCCTGTGCCGCGCCTGCAATCGCACAAAGGGCGCCAATATCTGA
- the pabB gene encoding aminodeoxychorismate synthase: protein MRTLLIDNYDSFTYNLYQLISQVNGVEPVVVRNDEVAELDLTGFDNIVISPGPGRPDIARDFGISAGLIADSELPLLGVCLGHQGIVIAAGGAVTAAPRARHGYPDRITHDGRELFADVPQDFTAVRYHSLCAARPLPETLEVTATAPDGVIMGIRHRYRPQWGVQFHPESISSEYGELLLRNFADLTRAHRSRTGDAPKHAPPISRTSGSGAGFVSTRAISPHLGNGRDQIASAGIHYRVEQIVLDRAVDTEAVFDRLYRESPTAFWLDSEHVEPGLDRFSFLGDASGPLAETVRYRVGSGVVEVASAAGTRMVPGGVLDYLSGELRRRQIEFPDVPFDFVGGYVGYLGYEMKADCGAELAHQAPTPDAQWLFADRLIVVDHEAGRTYLLALAESTADSPVAARDWLVGTRATLERLPTWANPPDLELHTDEGMVAPLLTRGRDRYLADVEACQAQLVAGESYEICITDSAYLPADGDGLSVYRTLRRCNPAPYAAFLRFEGLEVASSSPERFLKLDRARTVESKPIKGTAPRGHTPAEDERLARELALDPKTRAENLMIVDLLRNDLGRVCEIGSVHVPKLMAVETYTTLHQLVSTVRGTLRPHLDVIDVLRACFPGGSMTGAPKRRTMEIIDGLETEARGIYSGAIGFLGLGGTADLNIVIRTAVRHNGSWRVGAGGAIVLDSDPHAEYQEMLWKAATALRALPGLAVPPKTPLPSA, encoded by the coding sequence ATGCGCACGCTGCTGATCGACAACTACGACTCGTTCACCTACAACCTGTATCAGCTGATCAGTCAGGTGAACGGGGTGGAGCCCGTCGTCGTGCGCAATGACGAGGTAGCGGAGTTGGACCTCACGGGGTTCGACAACATCGTCATCTCGCCCGGGCCGGGCAGGCCGGATATCGCACGGGATTTCGGGATCTCGGCCGGGTTGATCGCGGATTCCGAACTCCCATTGCTCGGCGTTTGCCTCGGACATCAGGGCATTGTGATCGCGGCGGGCGGGGCGGTGACCGCCGCTCCCCGGGCCCGGCACGGATATCCGGATCGGATAACCCACGACGGGCGTGAGTTGTTCGCCGATGTGCCACAGGACTTCACGGCGGTGCGCTACCACTCGCTGTGCGCCGCACGGCCATTGCCCGAGACACTCGAGGTCACCGCGACCGCCCCGGACGGCGTGATCATGGGTATCCGGCATCGCTACCGCCCGCAGTGGGGCGTGCAGTTCCACCCCGAATCGATTTCCAGCGAATACGGCGAACTGCTGCTGCGCAATTTCGCGGATCTCACCCGCGCGCATCGGAGCCGCACCGGGGATGCGCCGAAGCACGCACCTCCTATCTCGCGCACATCCGGGTCCGGAGCCGGCTTTGTCAGCACGCGGGCGATATCCCCCCACCTCGGGAATGGGCGAGACCAAATCGCCTCTGCCGGAATCCATTACCGTGTCGAGCAGATCGTGCTCGACCGGGCCGTCGACACGGAGGCGGTATTCGATCGGCTGTACCGCGAGTCACCCACTGCGTTCTGGCTGGACAGTGAGCATGTGGAGCCGGGACTGGACCGGTTCTCGTTCCTGGGTGACGCATCCGGCCCCTTGGCCGAAACCGTCCGCTACCGAGTGGGTTCGGGCGTGGTCGAGGTCGCATCAGCCGCCGGGACGCGGATGGTGCCGGGCGGGGTGCTGGATTACCTATCCGGCGAGCTACGCCGCAGACAGATCGAATTCCCGGATGTGCCTTTCGATTTCGTCGGCGGATACGTGGGATATCTCGGCTACGAGATGAAGGCCGATTGTGGTGCGGAGCTCGCGCACCAGGCACCGACCCCGGACGCACAGTGGCTCTTCGCCGATCGGCTGATCGTGGTGGATCACGAAGCGGGGCGCACCTATCTACTCGCCCTCGCCGAATCGACAGCGGATTCTCCTGTCGCAGCCCGGGATTGGCTGGTTGGCACCCGCGCGACTCTGGAAAGGCTGCCGACCTGGGCGAATCCGCCGGATCTGGAGCTTCATACCGATGAGGGCATGGTCGCTCCCCTGCTGACGCGGGGGCGCGACCGGTATCTCGCCGATGTCGAAGCCTGTCAGGCGCAGTTGGTTGCGGGCGAGTCGTACGAAATCTGCATTACCGACAGCGCGTATCTCCCGGCCGACGGTGACGGGTTGAGCGTCTATCGCACGCTGCGGCGCTGTAATCCGGCTCCCTACGCGGCTTTTCTGCGTTTCGAGGGCCTGGAGGTGGCATCGTCCTCCCCCGAGCGGTTCCTCAAACTGGATCGGGCACGGACGGTGGAGAGCAAGCCGATCAAGGGCACCGCACCGCGCGGGCACACCCCAGCCGAGGATGAGCGGCTGGCGCGGGAGTTGGCACTGGATCCGAAGACGCGCGCGGAGAATCTCATGATCGTGGATCTGCTCCGCAATGATCTCGGCCGGGTCTGCGAGATCGGCTCGGTGCATGTTCCCAAGCTCATGGCGGTGGAGACGTATACGACTCTGCACCAACTGGTTTCGACGGTGCGCGGCACCCTGCGCCCGCACCTGGACGTGATCGACGTACTGCGCGCCTGCTTCCCCGGCGGCTCCATGACCGGTGCGCCGAAGCGGCGCACCATGGAGATCATCGACGGCCTCGAAACCGAGGCCCGCGGCATCTACTCCGGCGCCATCGGCTTCCTCGGCCTGGGCGGTACCGCCGACCTGAATATCGTCATCCGAACAGCGGTGCGCCACAACGGTTCCTGGCGGGTGGGCGCGGGCGGTGCGATCGTCCTGGACTCGGACCCGCACGCCGAATACCAGGAAATGCTCTGGAAGGCAGCGACAGCCCTCCGAGCCCTCCCCGGCCTCGCGGTCCCCCCGAAAACCCCACTCCCCTCCGCCTGA
- a CDS encoding phosphotransferase family protein, with translation MWGMSEVQPVDVDRDLVDFAVVGKWMDEQGLPGGEFEEVKPLGGGTQNIMLRFTRGGRDYVLRRGPKHLRAASNNVIRRESRILEALAGTGVRAPRVIAAGADESLIGANFYLMEPIIGFNPQNELPPLHAGDPEIRRQMGLSAVEAIARLGALDHEALGLSDYGKPEGFLERQVPRWLKELESYSVNEGYAGPEIPGVDRVGEWLDRNRPAQWQPGILHGDCHLANMMFSYDGPQVAAMVDWEMSTIGDPLLDLGWQIATRPEPGTTGAALIGSLGAVGGLPTAAEMTEHYGKFSDRDLSNVTWYTVLACFKLGIVLEGTYARAAAGKAPKEVGDFLHAITLELFGKAHQLME, from the coding sequence ATGTGGGGCATGTCTGAAGTGCAGCCGGTCGATGTGGATCGCGACCTCGTCGACTTCGCGGTCGTCGGGAAGTGGATGGATGAGCAGGGCTTGCCCGGCGGCGAATTCGAGGAGGTGAAACCCCTCGGCGGCGGCACCCAGAACATCATGCTGCGCTTCACCAGGGGTGGACGCGACTACGTGCTGCGACGCGGGCCCAAACATCTGCGGGCCGCCAGCAACAATGTGATCCGCCGCGAATCCCGCATCCTCGAAGCCCTCGCCGGCACCGGCGTGCGCGCGCCCCGCGTCATCGCGGCCGGGGCCGATGAATCGCTCATCGGGGCCAACTTCTATCTGATGGAGCCGATCATCGGCTTCAACCCGCAGAACGAACTGCCCCCGCTGCACGCGGGCGATCCGGAGATCCGGCGGCAGATGGGACTCTCGGCCGTGGAGGCCATCGCCCGGCTCGGCGCACTCGACCACGAGGCGCTCGGACTCTCGGATTACGGCAAGCCGGAAGGCTTCCTGGAGCGTCAGGTTCCGCGCTGGCTCAAAGAACTCGAGTCCTACAGCGTCAATGAGGGCTATGCCGGACCCGAGATCCCGGGCGTCGACCGCGTCGGCGAATGGCTGGACCGCAATCGCCCCGCGCAGTGGCAACCGGGCATCCTGCACGGCGACTGCCACCTCGCCAACATGATGTTCTCCTATGACGGCCCGCAGGTCGCGGCCATGGTCGACTGGGAGATGTCCACCATCGGTGATCCGCTGCTGGATCTGGGCTGGCAGATCGCGACCCGCCCGGAGCCCGGCACCACCGGCGCGGCGCTCATCGGCTCCCTCGGTGCGGTCGGCGGCCTGCCCACCGCGGCGGAGATGACCGAGCACTACGGCAAGTTCTCCGACCGCGACCTGAGCAATGTCACCTGGTATACGGTGCTGGCCTGCTTCAAACTCGGCATCGTGCTGGAGGGCACCTATGCCCGCGCGGCTGCGGGCAAGGCGCCCAAGGAAGTTGGCGACTTCCTGCACGCCATCACCCTGGAGCTGTTCGGCAAGGCGCATCAGCTGATGGAGTGA
- a CDS encoding DinB family protein produces the protein MPIVPDAKDWTWVLERTCDECGFDPSATAFESIPSRVRSSAAVLTAALNAPNATVRPDDSTWSALEYAAHVRDVCRIFEHRLDITRTGSARPGPLIGGYDTAVTIDDSGIPMFANWDQDETARAENYAAQDITRVAADLRAAAETTARAYESVPADELNHPAKRSNGSLFTVQTLGRYFLHDVVHHAHDVENRGTATA, from the coding sequence ATGCCGATCGTGCCCGATGCCAAGGACTGGACCTGGGTGCTGGAGCGCACCTGCGACGAATGCGGATTCGACCCGAGCGCCACCGCGTTCGAGTCGATTCCGAGTCGGGTGCGCTCCAGCGCCGCGGTGCTGACCGCCGCCCTTAATGCTCCGAATGCCACTGTGCGGCCGGACGATTCGACCTGGTCCGCGCTGGAGTACGCCGCGCACGTCCGCGATGTGTGCCGGATCTTCGAGCACCGCCTCGATATCACCCGCACCGGTTCGGCCCGCCCCGGCCCGCTGATCGGCGGCTACGACACCGCGGTCACCATCGATGATTCCGGCATCCCCATGTTCGCCAACTGGGACCAGGACGAGACCGCCCGCGCCGAGAACTATGCGGCACAGGACATTACGCGGGTCGCCGCCGACCTGCGCGCCGCCGCCGAAACCACCGCTCGCGCATACGAATCCGTTCCGGCGGACGAGCTCAACCATCCGGCCAAGCGCAGCAACGGCTCACTCTTCACGGTGCAGACCCTGGGCAGGTACTTCCTGCATGACGTGGTGCACCATGCCCACGATGTCGAGAACCGCGGCACCGCAACGGCTTAG